The Anaerotignum propionicum DSM 1682 sequence TCATTTAATAATTAGTTTTTGAATATTTATTATCTAACCGGAAGGGTTTGTTATTTGTTCCTTCCTATATAATTCGTTCTCCGATTTTATACAATAACATCACTGATAATAACAAAAAAATACATTTTTGTATTGGTAAAAATACCCTCCGTCTGTAATAAATGCTGTTGTAAAACGTCAATTTGCTTGAAATCAAGATTTTCTCAAATATTTCACAAAAAATAACATAATAATCGTTTGACATCCCATCTTAATCCATGTAAAATATACAGTGCAGTTTATGCACTCTTAGCTCAGGGGATAGAGCGTTCGGCTCCGGACCGAAAGGCCGCAGGTTCGAATCCTGTAGAGTGCAGAAAGAAGAGCCCTAGAAACCAAGGTTTCTAGGGCTTTTTCTTTTTATAAAAGTTTGGAATCGGATTCAATTTCCTGTATGGTGATATTTTTTTCTTGTTAATCATTCATACAGTGTTCATACCCAACTGAAAACAACAGAAATCATTTCTATTCCAAAGCTTCTATATCTGTGTAACCTCCATAAACAATTTCTAAGCTTATTAAAAGTTATAAAAGCTTTACACTAGTAAACAAAAAAACAGGCAGACAATTAAATTTGTCTGCCTGAAAAGAACCTTTGTGGTATTGACGACTTCCAAAACGTAGTACTTCTGCTTTTCTCTTACGAAATAAATTGCTGTGTCCAGAAGGATTTGGCCCTAATTCCACCCTCTAATTCCTTATCTACAAATTTCATATACAAAAATCCAGCAATATTTGTATTCTTATCAGATAACGCATAAGGGAAATTTATTACCGAATTATTGTAAATACCACTAAACCTTATGGTAACAGAGGTTAATGCCCTTTCACCTGAATCTGTACTTGCAGTTTTATAGGATATTACTTCAAGTTTCATATTCCCTGAATCTTCATTTTCAGCAAGTCCAATCTCCAGTCCCTGTTTGAACACAGTAACATCCAACGGCTTTAAAGCCGCCTCTTCCTCAGGAAGATAGAACATTGGCTCAGAGAAAGTTAAGGTTAACGTACCCTTATACGGTGTTTGTGCATAAATATCTCCGTAATTTGTAATAACTGTATCTGCAATTACTGTTGGTTTTGATTTATCCGCCGGCGTAATATTGATTACCTTAATAATAGTAGAATCGCCACCACCAGCAGGGCTTTTTGCCACTGCATAGAAATTGTAATATACATTTCTCTCTATATTATTAATGGTAATGGTTGCTCTGGCTAATGTGTCTCCCTTACTGATTTTTGCCGAAGCAGAGCCAAAATCAATGGGTCTGTATGCGATATTTTCCTCTCTCTTTCGGATAAAATCTCCATCAATTACCGTTTCCAAAGGCATGGACTGCTTATTAAACACAATCCAATCAATATCTGCTTCCTTATCAAGGGCAATATCAATAATTGCAGAATTCTCCAACCTATCCCTGATATATGCACTATTCAGCTTTGGAGCTGCAACAGAAACGGTAGTAAATTTAATTTCCTTCATCGGGGAAGTTGCCGCCGGTGTTCCCTTCAAGAAGCAATACATTACATAGTTCACATTGGGCTTTAGGCCTTCAATTCTAAACTCGTACTCTGTCTCTGCACTTAAAATAGGAAAGCTGCCATAAACGCCATCTTGGGGTTTGTATGTTCCATTCATAATACCATCCGTCGTAGGATTTACCACTGTTCCTTCTTTTGCAATCAGGTAATAGAAGGTTGATTGCTTTGTTACCATTACCAACGGTCTAATCAGGGTATCCCCCACCTTGCTAGCCCCTTCTGCGTTTACAAGAGCAGGATATCCTGTTGCAAAATCCGGAATGATGGTATCTGTGAAGTACACCTTCACACTGAAATCTTTAGGATAGTTTACCACTGTAACCTTTCCTGCACCAATGGCTTCCGTAAGTCGATCCGTTGGATTATCGGAAACAGGGCTCAAGGCTGAACTGCCGCCTATAATGCATTTAACGCCGAAAATAACTGTGCTGGACCAACCTTTTTTCACCGTATCTCCATTGATTGAAACAATCTTTATTCCGTATTCCGTCTGCTTTAAATCTTTAAATCTTTCATAGTTATACTGATTATCTTCATCAGGGTCCCCAAAAATTTTATCCTTTATATTTTGAAGTGATACTGACTTACCCTTTTCCACGATAACAATACTTTTCCCTCCAGAAGTAACTTTTGTAAAGTTTGCACTGCCCTTAGGCTTTTCATATACCTCAAAGCCTACTTTTTCATTACTCTGGAACACAATGTCATAAAAAATATTATCGTTTGTTTCTGTAACCTGAGGTGTGAGCTCAAAGGACATGTCTATATCCGCCGAGGAAACCGTTTCCATAATCTCTACCATAGGTGCCACGGTATTAAAGGAAGGCAAAAGGGTTTTCTCATCCATTCTGTTTCCCGAGGTGTCCGCAATTTTATTTAGCTCAAATTCATATGAATTTCCGCTGTTTAATCCCAATATTCCTTTGGGGAAGGTAACCACAGTTTTCCCATCAATATCCTCTACCAGAACCTTGGAGAAATCAATTGGAACTACAGGCCTTCTTAATGCAGACAAATCATACAAAGTAATATTTTTCTCAAGCTCGGATTTATCCAACGTAGAGAGCTTTTTCTTCGTAGCGTTATCTACAACCTCTTCACTGAATTTGATGCGAATTTCGCTTCCTGCAACCACATCGCCGCTAATGGTTTCTTCAAACTCCAAAACAGCTTTAGGCGCAGTGAAGTCTGCTGTTTTCACATCCATGTAAATTACATTGGAAATATTATTAAAACCGTCTTGCGCTACAATATAAAGGTTATATGGCGTTTCCGCCGCCAATCCTGTGATACTGATTTTTCCCTCTGTATTTTGTTTCGCAGTCACCTTACCGTTCTTTAGACCGCTATTGCCCAACACAACCTGATTTTTCGCCTCATCGGAATCCAGTGTTGGCTGCGCTCCACCGGGAGTTGCAGGAAGGGGGAAGGTATCGCCTTTTTTGCACAATACATAATAAATCGTTGCGTTTTCATTTACCTTAAACTTAACATCCAAGGATTTATCCGCCACCTTGTCCAATGCAGGATATCCATTGGCAAAAACGGGAGGTGTTAAATCTGCCGTTTGAATTTGAAGCTTGGCAATTGCCGAGCTTGTCAACCCATCGGTAACAAGGATATAAAAATCATACTCAGCAAATTCCTTTAAGCCATTTACCGTTAAAACTTTCTCCTCGTTCTTCTTGCAGTCTTCAAGAACTCCCATATTGGTCGCACCGGAAATTACTTGTGCTTTCAGATTCACTTCCGTGGGAGCGATACTACCCTTAGGAAGAATGGCCCAATATGCTTTACAATTTTTAGTTACATTTACCGCGATGTCGGCAGATAAATTTTTTATCGACTGTACTCTGGGATAACCTGTTATAAATTCAGGCTTAGCTTCAATGGAAATTTTCTTAATTTCCGATAAATTACCACTCTTATCCTGAGCAACAAGATACACATCATACTCCGATTCAGGCTTTAAACCGGATAATTTGATTAAGCTCACCGTATCAGCCTTCATATTTGTGGACTTACCAATCTTTTCAGCGCCCTTACCTTTGATTACCTGCTGCTTTGCATCATCAGAGGAAATGAGAGGTGGGTCTGCATCAGGCCGCTCTTTTACAGGGAACGAAGTTCCACCCTCGTAAATTGCATAATAAACAAACCCTTCTTCGTTCAGGCTAACCCCAATTTCAGTGCTTGTTTTATCCGTAGCGGTAATTTTGGGATAACCTAAGTTAAACTGTGGTGGAGTAGCATCAGTTGTGTTAAAGGAAAGTCTTGTCACCGAAGATTCGTTGGTACCGTCGGACAACAAAATATAGCAATCATAGCTGCTTAATTCCTTCAAGCCTGAAATATCAAGGGTTCCCCCCTCATATTTCAAACACTTTGTTTTTATGCCATTTTTCACCGCTCCATAGAGCTTTTGAGATTTGAGACCTTTTGCATCCGGCGCAGGATATCCCTTTTCATACACCGCCCAATACATATCACTGTCTTTTAAAGTAACATATTCAATGGCAGCTGCCACATCTGTAACCGACTTTATTCGGGGATATCCGGATAAGAAGCCGGGCTTACTGTTATCCTTGGTGGTAAAATTAGCCGTTTTTCTGGCACTTCTATCATCTCTGTCATCCACCAAAACTGCTGACAGCGTATACTCCATGTTCATTTCAAGGCCTGTAATTCTTACAGTGTATTCCTTATCTGACTCCACTGGAATAGAACCATTTTTCTTGATTTCCGTATTATACTTTCCGGGCTTAATCAGCTCATCTATGCTGGTTCTGCCATCCTCATAGCGAGTAATCGCCCAATAGATAACGCCGGGCTTATTTGTTTTAAATTTTGCCACTGCATCTGCAGGACCAACATCCTCCATTTCCGGATAATCCACTAAAATTTTAGGGCCTGAGGATGCCTCATCCGCATCCTTGCTTGTCATGTTTTTTCCTTTTACATTGGCGGTTAAGCCTGGTCTTACCTCAATATCATCAGGTAGCATTTCAATCTTACTGCCTGCGGAGTTTACTTTTAGATATCCAATTTCACCGGTACCGGAAATATCCACACCTACATCCAAATACGCACCATTTACATAGGTATTGCTATCTAAGAAAACCTTGCTGTTTACAGCCTCTTCATCAATCACCAGGTTTTCCACGGTATCCTTGTCCACATACAGATTATTTTGAGATCCCTTTACTGTTACCTTATCAAATAGTCCTGCCAAGTGAAGTGCTGTTTTTGCTGGTCCATTCAATACAACATTCTTAAAACCACCGCCTTTGCTGGCCATTTCCTCCAGATAGGCATTGGTTTTCACTAGGGTTTCATCAACAATTGTATTCCCCGTTAACTTAATAGACTTAATGGAACCCTTTGTATCGGGGATAATAAGGTTGGTAATGGTACAATCTTTAAAGGTTATACTGCTTTTACCCGCCTGACTTTCCCCTGTTCCGTTTACAATTACTTCACCCAAAACAAGCACATTGTCAAAAACCGTGCTCCCAAGGCCAACACCCCCTGTAATATAAAGGTCTCCCCTAATTACAGTATCCTTCAGGGTGACCCCGGAAGCAGCTATGGTTACATTTCCATTTTGCGTGCCTAAAGTTCTTGTACCCGAATGGTTCACCAGTTCACCAACAGCATCTGTAAGGACCTTTGCCACCTCAGCTCTGGTGATATTATTTCCTGGCTTAAAGGTATTGTCCCTATAGCCCGAAATAAAGCCTTTTGATGCCGATGTATTTACAAAGCCCCTGCTCCAGTTTGCAATATTGTTGTTATCTGCAAAAGAAGAGGTCATTCCCGGTGATTCCTGAATCTGCAAATTTCTGCCCAATAAAGCAATGGCCTGCTCTCGAGTCAACAGTGCTTTGGCATTGGCAGTTCCTTTTCCATCGCCGGAAAAATACCCTTGGTTATAAGCAATAGCAATATCCTTGGCATACCATTCAGTTCCTTTAATATCTTTAAAGGGGGTTTTTCCTGTTTTGGTATAACCGAAGGTACGATTAATAATTGATATAAATTCTGCTCGAGTTATGGGCTTATCGGGATTCATATTTCCATTTTTATCCCCACTCATAAGCCCTCTGTTATATAAATTACGCATAAAGGATTCCGCCCAATGGTTCTCGTTCCCCATATTAAACGAAGCAGCATATGCGTTTTCCGTATGTACAAAGCTAAAACTCGTCACAGTCATGGCTACAGTCAAAGCAAGTGCGGCCATTCTCTTCATTTTACTGTGCAACGATCTCTTAAACTGCATCATTTTCATCCATCCTTTTTCGTCTGTAGTTGATTGCTTGTATCTTAAATACACTTGCCCTTAACAAGCACTCCTCAGTTCTTAACAGACCAAGAAATTCGCATCCGTAGGCAAATTGATTATAACTTGCCTCCTCTCTGCGTAAAATCTTGAACTTCACCAAAATTGGTGTATCTATCCAATTGGTCAAAAACTCAAATTCATTTTCCGCACTCAGTTCTTCCTTGCAAACAATGCACATACCGCCACAACTTAAATCTCTAAGTTGAACCTCAACAGGAATATCCTTCCCATTCTTGGTGTAGAAAATCGTTGTTTTCATATCAACCTCAACCCGAACATCTCTATGTAATAACGGTGCTAAATTTCTCACTTCCTGTAAATGAAGCTTGCCATAGGAAATTTCAGTGATATCAGCATCAAAAATCTGATTAAACTTATCCTCCACCTGAAAAACAACCTTTTCTCCTTCATGAAACTGATTTAGCGTAACCTCTTCATAGGGAACCAAAAAAGTAACACCACTCCCCAAAAAACTCAAATCCGCATAATCAATTAAATTATTTTGTTCGTCCAATAAAATACACTTAATTGACATTGTCTATCCCTCCAAGCGATTCCTCTCTATTTTGTACGTTTGCCTCTAGGCGCTAGCCCTTTGTCGTATCTGTTTCAGAGTCATTCCGTATATTTGACGGTGAAAACTTTAAAAAATATACATATATATCAACAATTGCTTTATATAGTTCCTCCGGAACCTCTGCGCCAAGCTCAAGTCTGGATAAAATCGTAGCCAAGGAGGTATCCTCATAAACAGGCACACTGTTTTCAGCGGCAAGCTCCACAATTTTTTCAGCCACATGGCCCATACCCGAAGCCACAATCACTGGGGCCACTTGATCGCTGTCATATTTCAAAGCTACAGCCTTTTTGTTAATTTTACCACTATATCTTGACATTGACAGTATTTTTCCTTTCATAAATTTTAGGAAATACTTCTGATATGCTGATTGGCGCTTTGCTTTTTTCTACAGAAATGGATTTAATTGCAAGCCCATTTCGCTCCATAATCTCTGTCAGCCCTGCGCGGATTCCTTTATCCAGCGCAAGCACTTTTTCCGGACAGAACAATTGCATATCGATTTTCCCTTTGCTATGCAGTATAATTAAGTCAAAAAAACCTACGTCTTTTATATCGAACTTAATCAACAATTTTGCCTTTCTCTCATCCTCCCCTGTCTTCCCCTCCTCATCATCAGGATCAATCCAAAGCTCAGAAAACATCATTGTCCCATCCACATTTAAGGGCAGGGTCATGTGCATCAACGGCACATATACGCTTTCGTTTAAAAGCATTGAGGATAAAATCCCCTTAAACATATCTATATTTTCGTAGCCAGCCTCTCCTTTTATTCCTCTTTCCAAAATATCAATCAGCTTTTGGTTATACTCGTTTCCCTTGCCATCCTCCCCGTGCATCTGCACCAGCACGTCAGCAAATGTTTGGGAATCTATATTGCCAAGCTTATCCTTTATTACATTATAATTCATAATGCCTTCAAATGCATCAATAAATCCATTTTTATTTGCATTTTCATAGCGAGCAATGTTTAACATCAAAGAGGAGATGATATCTCTGACCCGACCAAAATCATTTGTATAACTAATATATTTCGATAAGAAGGGAATCATTTCTTTTTTTAGTATTTCTAGATTTTTTGACACATCCCCAGGCTTTGCATTTTGATCCAAAAGCTTTGTAATTTCCAAAAGCTGAACAGAATAACTTTTGGGCAGGCTTTTGGATAAATTGGATAAATCAATGACAATGCTATTCAAAATATGCTTGCTGGAAGTAAAATCGTTATATTTTTTTAATAAGTCCAGTATTTTAAAATTTAAATCTGAGGAATTCGATTGGGCAAGGGCTCCTCTTAAAAAATCGAAAAAAGCTCCAGAAAACTTTGTTGCACCATCCGCCTGATTTTTCAAATGCACCCCAAGCTCTTCCTTGGAGAGCTTGATCATCTCAAGAAAACGAGAAATTTCTTCTGCAAAATTTTCATCAATCCCTGAATTTACCATGTTCCCCAGTTTTACAAACAACAAATCCCCCATCAGCTCCGTCATGGAAGGTGTTTCTTTTAAGGCACGCAAAAAACCTTCATAATTTGACCTATGGTTTTGTACAAACTCATTCTGCTGATAATCTGCATTCGTAGATTTACTGTCAGGTCTTGTCACTTTATTAATATTTGTTATATTATTAATATTAGGATCACTTGTTGTGATGGGATTCGTTCTGGAAGCATTTTCATATCCCGATACAGGAGTAGTGACTTTCATAATATTTGACATTAATTCACATCCTTTCCACTAAACTATTATATTTTCCCTCTTT is a genomic window containing:
- a CDS encoding S-layer homology domain-containing protein — its product is MMQFKRSLHSKMKRMAALALTVAMTVTSFSFVHTENAYAASFNMGNENHWAESFMRNLYNRGLMSGDKNGNMNPDKPITRAEFISIINRTFGYTKTGKTPFKDIKGTEWYAKDIAIAYNQGYFSGDGKGTANAKALLTREQAIALLGRNLQIQESPGMTSSFADNNNIANWSRGFVNTSASKGFISGYRDNTFKPGNNITRAEVAKVLTDAVGELVNHSGTRTLGTQNGNVTIAASGVTLKDTVIRGDLYITGGVGLGSTVFDNVLVLGEVIVNGTGESQAGKSSITFKDCTITNLIIPDTKGSIKSIKLTGNTIVDETLVKTNAYLEEMASKGGGFKNVVLNGPAKTALHLAGLFDKVTVKGSQNNLYVDKDTVENLVIDEEAVNSKVFLDSNTYVNGAYLDVGVDISGTGEIGYLKVNSAGSKIEMLPDDIEVRPGLTANVKGKNMTSKDADEASSGPKILVDYPEMEDVGPADAVAKFKTNKPGVIYWAITRYEDGRTSIDELIKPGKYNTEIKKNGSIPVESDKEYTVRITGLEMNMEYTLSAVLVDDRDDRSARKTANFTTKDNSKPGFLSGYPRIKSVTDVAAAIEYVTLKDSDMYWAVYEKGYPAPDAKGLKSQKLYGAVKNGIKTKCLKYEGGTLDISGLKELSSYDCYILLSDGTNESSVTRLSFNTTDATPPQFNLGYPKITATDKTSTEIGVSLNEEGFVYYAIYEGGTSFPVKERPDADPPLISSDDAKQQVIKGKGAEKIGKSTNMKADTVSLIKLSGLKPESEYDVYLVAQDKSGNLSEIKKISIEAKPEFITGYPRVQSIKNLSADIAVNVTKNCKAYWAILPKGSIAPTEVNLKAQVISGATNMGVLEDCKKNEEKVLTVNGLKEFAEYDFYILVTDGLTSSAIAKLQIQTADLTPPVFANGYPALDKVADKSLDVKFKVNENATIYYVLCKKGDTFPLPATPGGAQPTLDSDEAKNQVVLGNSGLKNGKVTAKQNTEGKISITGLAAETPYNLYIVAQDGFNNISNVIYMDVKTADFTAPKAVLEFEETISGDVVAGSEIRIKFSEEVVDNATKKKLSTLDKSELEKNITLYDLSALRRPVVPIDFSKVLVEDIDGKTVVTFPKGILGLNSGNSYEFELNKIADTSGNRMDEKTLLPSFNTVAPMVEIMETVSSADIDMSFELTPQVTETNDNIFYDIVFQSNEKVGFEVYEKPKGSANFTKVTSGGKSIVIVEKGKSVSLQNIKDKIFGDPDEDNQYNYERFKDLKQTEYGIKIVSINGDTVKKGWSSTVIFGVKCIIGGSSALSPVSDNPTDRLTEAIGAGKVTVVNYPKDFSVKVYFTDTIIPDFATGYPALVNAEGASKVGDTLIRPLVMVTKQSTFYYLIAKEGTVVNPTTDGIMNGTYKPQDGVYGSFPILSAETEYEFRIEGLKPNVNYVMYCFLKGTPAATSPMKEIKFTTVSVAAPKLNSAYIRDRLENSAIIDIALDKEADIDWIVFNKQSMPLETVIDGDFIRKREENIAYRPIDFGSASAKISKGDTLARATITINNIERNVYYNFYAVAKSPAGGGDSTIIKVINITPADKSKPTVIADTVITNYGDIYAQTPYKGTLTLTFSEPMFYLPEEEAALKPLDVTVFKQGLEIGLAENEDSGNMKLEVISYKTASTDSGERALTSVTIRFSGIYNNSVINFPYALSDKNTNIAGFLYMKFVDKELEGGIRAKSFWTQQFIS
- a CDS encoding PilZ domain-containing protein — translated: MSIKCILLDEQNNLIDYADLSFLGSGVTFLVPYEEVTLNQFHEGEKVVFQVEDKFNQIFDADITEISYGKLHLQEVRNLAPLLHRDVRVEVDMKTTIFYTKNGKDIPVEVQLRDLSCGGMCIVCKEELSAENEFEFLTNWIDTPILVKFKILRREEASYNQFAYGCEFLGLLRTEECLLRASVFKIQAINYRRKRMDENDAV
- a CDS encoding EscU/YscU/HrcU family type III secretion system export apparatus switch protein, encoding MSRYSGKINKKAVALKYDSDQVAPVIVASGMGHVAEKIVELAAENSVPVYEDTSLATILSRLELGAEVPEELYKAIVDIYVYFLKFSPSNIRNDSETDTTKG